One genomic window of Choristoneura fumiferana chromosome 14, NRCan_CFum_1, whole genome shotgun sequence includes the following:
- the LOC141435099 gene encoding negative elongation factor B-like has product MASSSKLPGTGLEDVGVPGQAYLRDALTSCTDPLKAIEEFQLENGILLPSLRPMLPLLDLHGVRRLDFHTSVLEELRDKLISHINELGSKENKEHDKKLKELLNKSFSVVRVKALRPVIMSILKNTPHIDDKFLRVLVRDRELYNDTDTEVKRQIWQDNQSLFGDEVSPLLSQYIREKENVLFDHENLNNLFFSPSPKVRRQGAVVQKLAHMIGNSVKLYDMVLQFLRTLFLRTRNVHYCTLRAELLMALHDLEIQDIISVDPCHKFTWCLDACIRERNVDIKRSRELQGFLDSIKRGQEQVLGDLSMTLCDPYAINFLATSGIKILQHLINTEGLPRDNTILILLLRMLALGLSAWVMIDSQEFKEPKLDSQVVTKYLPALMSLMVDDQVRATHNKLPPDERESAITTIEHSGPPPDACEAYMRESSVCGVLAMYYTLHAAKLRDRGALLRILSILGSCKDGRAYEDPFLHALVALLIQLPDEFQGEDFSTVLFDEFFFAGLSKDNVTRHLLKLLWYIHPKLPETRIQTLMKALQPGTQHNESVHKLYEILQQKMTVVAEPVGPAATEMEYLDSPLMSVPTPAPYHM; this is encoded by the coding sequence ATGGCATCATCTAGCAAATTGCCTGGCACAGGCCTAGAAGACGTAGGGGTTCCCGGTCAAGCATACTTACGAGATGCACTCACGAGTTGCACTGATCCTCTGAAAGCTATTGAAGAATTTCAACTCGAAAATGGTATCCTGTTACCTTCATTAAGACCTATGCTGCCGTTGCTCGATCTTCATGGAGTTCGCAGACTAGACTTTCACACATCAGTGCTAGAAGAGCTAAGGGACAAGCTTATATCTCACATCAATGAACTAGGTTCCAAGGAAAATAAGGAGCATGACAAGAAACTTAAAGAACTgctcaataaaagtttttccgTCGTTAGAGTGAAGGCCCTAAGACCTGTTATAATGAGTATTCTTAAAAATACTCCTCATATTGATGACAAATTCCTGCGAGTTCTTGTCAGGGACAGAGAACTGTATAATGACACAGATACAGAAGTGAAGCGGCAAATATGGCAAGACAATCAGTCTCTATTTGGTGATGAAGTATCTCCATTGCTAAGCCAATACATAAGAGAAAaggaaaatgttttatttgatcATGAAAACCTCAATAACTTGTTCTTTTCACCATCACCAAAAGTGAGACGGCAGGGGGCAGTTGTGCAAAAACTCGCACACATGATTGGAaatagtgtcaaattgtatgacATGGTTTTGCAGTTTCTCAGAACGCTATTTCTCAGGACAAGGAATGTACATTATTGTACTTTGAGAGCAGAACTTTTAATGGCACTGCATGATTTGGAAATTCAAGATATTATTTCTGTGGATCCATGCCATAAGTTCACTTGGTGTTTAGATGCATGCATTAGAGAAAGAAATGTTGATATAAAGAGATCTAGAGAGCTGCAAGGATTCTTGGACAGCATAAAACGAGGGCAAGAACAAGTGCTTGGTGATCTATCCATGACATTATGTGACCCCTATGCTATTAACTTCTTGGCTACATCAGGAATAAAAATCCTCCAGCATCTGATAAACACTGAGGGCCTCCCTAGGGATAACACAATTCTGATTCTTCTATTGAGGATGTTGGCACTAGGTCTCAGTGCCTGGGTAATGATTGATTCCCAAGAGTTCAAAGAACCTAAATTGGATAGCCAGGTGGTGACTAAATACTTACCAGCTTTGATGTCATTAATGGTAGATGACCAAGTCCGAGCAACTCACAATAAACTTCCTCCAGATGAGCGAGAGTCTGCTATTACAACTATTGAACACTCAGGCCCACCCCCTGATGCATGCGAGGCTTACATGCGTGAAAGCTCAGTTTGTGGAGTCCTTGCAATGTATTACACACTGCATGCTGCCAAGTTACGTGACCGCGGAGCCTTACTTAGAATACTTAGCATCTTGGGTAGTTGTAAAGACGGCAGAGCATATGAGGACCCATTTCTACATGCTCTTGTAGCATTACTGATCCAATTGCCTGATGAATTCCAAGGAGAAGACTTCAGCACAGTATTGTTTGATGAGTTCTTTTTTGCTGGTTTATCCAAAGATAATGTTACCAGACATCTATTGAAGCTGCTTTGGTACATACATCCTAAGCTTCCTGAGACCAGGATTCAGACCCTTATGAAGGCTTTACAGCCTGGCACACAGCACAATGAATCTGTACACAAGCTGTATGaaattttacaacaaaaaatgaCTGTAGTAGCCGAGCCTGTTGGGCCAGCCGCTACAGAGATGGAGTACCTAGACTCGCCACTCATGAGTGTACCCACTCCAGCACCTTATCACATGTAG
- the nompA gene encoding no mechanoreceptor potential A translates to MKPRGASVMHAFTALTMLTMANAQTTCNQGMGRVMYERLPNQQLHGFDDDVVRETAPPFRVLEKCQDLCLRDRSGNSLVRTCNSIDFQPGARIAAFSPEPEYEESTCYLTREQAAPEGIGTLMIVPNSVHFNEICLTSNRPERECPSRRYVFERHARKRLKLPSSDLKEIMVANRTECEDKCLGEFSFVCRSATYDSALRTCSLSRFTRRTHPELLEDDHNADYLENTCLNAERRCDGLAVFIKEENKRLGGPFEADVFSNMTLDECQSMCVRAEKYFCRSIEHDAMTRQCVLSEEDSVSQKDDVTVSASLTHHFYDLVCLDNPRGTEYPDNSVTSHLFSPGRRPDTAFQRYRNSRITGEFHSEITGRSLSECLDECLRQTSFQCRSAVYSDRARTCRLSRYNQKDGMRLLYDPDFDYYENLMHQLVSGEADASGGSQAPWGRPSSGGNGDRDRDRDRDRDRYPAGVDRYPDDDRYSSDDERYGGRPDRYPDDRYPAGPDYPDRYPPGDRYPDDRYPDDRYPPGVGPDRYPSDRYPSDRYPPGIDRYPPGVDRYPIGSDRYPIDRYPPRDRYPTSDRYPGPNRYPFLDYPSTNDIGRYPPQERYPVSRYPIDIYPDRYPLEQYPPDRYPTRGSGGRYPSRPGVGPSRYPDRYDQDRTPGTSDWGRYPYGGRYPVGVNRDPIPLGGDRYPDLYDKYPPTGSSYPGRGGYYGGSDYPGSNRYPDRALPLPRPGADRYPIEPRPSYGVRRPLDRPGGYRGSYPPAGVDRPIGGGYGGYEPDGPIGPVGAPIGPVGIPIGNPLGGAPIGGPPAGHRPWQGSRCEDDTFRQVGRQRMQRRYVRRFTTAQSLAHCQRECIEARDFVCRAFNYRDVPYGSEPRDNCELSDRDTRELDAANPAHFDNTANEYDFYERALGRMADDCLDVSQVCNEDGMEFTLRLPEGFFGRMYTYGFYDRCFFRGNGGVSNVLRITGAHGYPECGTQRYGDTMTNIVVVQFSDNVQTSRDKRFNLTCLFRGPAEAVVTSNYIGAGSGSPIPIEYLPEESSLNSKVRLMILYQGRPTTTIAVGDPLTFRLEAQDGYNYATDIFATNVVARDPYSGRSVQLIDRVGCPVDPDVFPELDKGRSGDSLEARFNAFKIPESNFLVFEATVRTCRDGCQPAYCPSHTGRSEPSFGRRRRDVNGTLVITNDTAEAEPNDVTIKTNDDKTEKSENSNGEAVYKVSFEDASVDKYLKEEVETPSHVRKMIEVFDNRNELLEENGPADSSPVVSAVGVCVSPYHYRALLVALCVLLSLLLAMMLAALYIYRRYWRVLRKNIQASSAAPALRPVTPGPRPTRPSLFSASHLHKPFSLSGLGRTFADVGEEAGSAGRLANAFDDGSEPIYTDPSLFERSRSLRSLHSLDLKPERRDHCS, encoded by the exons ATGAAGCCGCGAGGGGCGAGCGTCATGCACGCCTTCACCGCGCTCACCATGCTCACCATGGCTAATG cCCAAACGACGTGTAACCAAGGAATGGGGAGAGTGATGTACGAGAGACTTCCAAATCAACAACTTCACGGATTCGACGATGACGTC GTACGTGAAACGGCGCCACCTTTTCGTGTTCTTGAAAAATGCCAAGACTTGTGCCTACGTGACCGATCCGGGAACAGCTTGGTCAGGACCTGCAATTCCATAGATTTTCAACCTGGAGCGCGTATAGCTGCCTTCAGTCCGGAGCCAGAATATGAGGAATCTACCTGCTACTTGACTAGGGAACAGGCTGCACCAGAAGGCATTGGCACTCTGATGATAGTGCCCAACAGTGTCCATTTCAACGAAATTTGTCTCAcgt CAAACCGTCCAGAACGTGAATGTCCTTCCCGACGCTACGTTTTTGAGAGACATGCCCGTAAACGCCTGAAACTACCGTCGTCAGATCTAAAGGAGATAATGGTTGCTAACCGCACTGAATGTGAGGATAAATGCTTGGGAGAGTTCAGTTTCGTCTGTCGGTCAGCTACATATGACTCAGCTCTGAGGACTTGCTCGCTGAGTAGGTTCACCAGAAGAACCCACCCTGAATTACTAGAAGACGATCATAACGCAGATTACTTGGAAAACACTTGTTTAAACG CTGAAAGGAGATGCGATGGTCTAGCTGTAtttataaaagaagaaaacaaacgTCTCGGAGGACCTTTTGAGGCCGATGTCTTCTCCAATATGACGTTAGATGAATGCCAATCTATGTGCGTCCGTGCCGAAAA GTATTTTTGTCGGTCCATCGAGCATGACGCAATGACGCGCCAGTGCGTTCTCTCTGAAGAAGATTCGGTATCTCAAAAGGATGATGTGACCGTCAGTGCATCGCTAACTCATCACTTTTATGACCTTGTTTGTCTCGACAATC CTCGCGGCACGGAGTACCCGGACAACAGTGTGACGTCACACTTGTTCTCACCGGGCCGGCGGCCGGACACGGCCTTCCAGCGCTACCGGAACAGCCGCATCACTGGCGAATTCCATTCGGAAATCACCGGACGTTCCCTCAGCGAGTGCCTCGATGAATGCCTCCGACAAACCAGCTTTCAATGCAG ATCAGCTGTGTACAGCGATCGTGCGAGAACCTGTCGACTTAGCAGATACAACCAGAAAGACGGCATGAGACTACTCTACGATCCTGACTTTGATTATTACGAGAATCTGATGC ACCAGCTAGTGAGTGGTGAGGCGGATGCGAGCGGCGGGTCGCAGGCGCCGTGGGGGCGGCCATCATCAG GTGGTAATGGTGACCGAGATCGCGACCGCGACCGCGACCGGGACCGCTACCCTGCCGGCGTCGATCGTTACCCTGACGACGACCGCTATTCTTCCGACGACGAGCGGTACGGTGGACGACCGGACCGGTACCCCGACGACCGCTACCCGGCCGGACCCGACTACCCGGATCGATACCCACCGGGCGACCGCTACCCTGACGACAGATACCCTGATGACAGATACCCCCCCGGAGTCGGACCAGATCGCTATCCCTCCGACAGATACCCAAGTGATAGATACCCACCAGGTATCGATCGGTACCCTCCTGGTGTCGACAGATACCCAATTGGCTCAGATCGTTACCCTATTGATAGATACCCTCCAAGAGACCGGTATCCCACCAGCGATAGGTATCCCGGCCCTAACAGATATCCTTTCCTCGACTATCCCAGTACTAACGATATTGGCAGATATCCACCTCAAGAGCGCTATCCTGTTAGTAGATATCCCATAGACATTTACCCTGACAGATATCCTCTCGAGCAGTATCCACCTGACAGATACCCGACTCGAGGTAGTGGTGGAAGGTACCCGTCAAGACCTGGGGTGGGTCCCAGCCGTTATCCTGACCGATACGATCAGGACAGAACTCCTGGCACTAGTGACTGGGGACGGTATCCGTATGGTGGCCGGTACCCTGTAGGTGTAAACAGGGATCCGATACCACTCGGCGGGGACCGTTACCCGGATCTTTATGACAAATATCCGCCGACCGGATCGTCATATCCTG GACGCGGTGGTTATTATGGTGGTTCTGATTATCCAGGCTCGAACCGCTACCCCGACAGAGCCTTGCCATTACCACGTCCAGGAGCAGATcg GTATCCGATTGAGCCTCGGCCAAGTTACGGTGTAAGACGACCGTTGGATAGGCCTGGAGGCTATCGTGGTAGCTATCCTCCGGCTGGAGTTGACAGGCCGATTG GTGGAGGTTACGGAGGATATGAACCTGATGGGCCTATTGGACCAGTCGGCGCGCCAATCGGGCCAGTAGGAATTCCAATCGGCAATCCACTTGGGGGTGCACCCATTGGTGGTCCCCCAGCGGGCCACAGACCGTGGCAGGGGTCACGATGTGAAGATGACACTTTCCGCCAAGTTGGCAGGCAGCGCATGCAGCGAAGATATGTGCGACGTTTTACAACTGCTCAATCCCTAGCGCATTGCCAGCGGGAGTGTATTGAAGCGCGTGATTTCGTTTGCCGAGCTTTCAATTACAG GGATGTGCCTTATGGTAGTGAGCCTCGTGACAACTGCGAGCTTAGCGACCGCGACACGAGGGAACTGGATGCTGCAAATCCAGCACATTTCGATAACACTGCTAATGAGTACGACTTTTACGAAAGAGCTCTTGGACGTATGGCCGACGATTGCTTAGACG TATCACAAGTGTGTAATGAAGATGGCATGGAATTCACCCTACGATTGCCAGAAGGTTTCTTCGGTCGAATGTATACCTACGGTTTCTATGATCGTTGCTTCTTCAGGGGTAATGGTGGGGTATCAAATGTGTTGAGGATCACTGGAGCGCACGGATATCCTGAATGTGGTACCCAACGT TATGGCGATACGATGACGAATATTGTGGTGGTGCAATTCAGCGATAACGTGCAGACGTCACGGGATAAACGTTTCAATCTGACATGCCTATTTCGTGGACCAGCTGAAGCAGTTGTGACTTCCAACTACATTGGAGCCGG GTCGGGCAGCCCTATACCAATCGAGTATCTCCCGGAGGAAAGCTCTCTCAATTCGAAGGTTCGGTTGATGATCTTGTACCAAGGCCGGCCGACCACTACCATCGCTGTTGGTGATCCTCTGACCTTCAGGCTGGAAGCACAGGACGGGTATAACTACGCGACAGATATCTTTGCTACAAACGTCGTCGCACGAGACCCGTACTCAGGTCGCTCCGTGCAGTTAATAGATAGAGTTGG GTGTCCAGTTGATCCCGACGTGTTCCCTGAACTGGACAAGGGCCGCAGCGGGGACTCGCTTGAGGCCCGCTTCAACGCGTTCAAGATCCCGGAGTCCAACTTCTTGGTGTTCGAAGCCACTGTCAGGACTTGCCGCGATGGCTGTCAGCCA GCTTACTGTCCGAGCCATACCGGAAGATCGGAGCCTTCGTTCGGACGTCGGAGACGAGATGTGAACGGGACCCTGGTGATCACGAATGACACAGCTGAAGCGGAGCCAAATGATGTCACAATCAAGACTAATGACGACAAGACAGAGAAATCTGAGAACTCGAATGGAGAAGCTGTGTACAAAGTGTCGTTCGAGGATGCGAGCGTCGATAAATATCTAAAAGAAGAAGTTGAAACTCCGAGTCACGTCAGAAAGATGATAGAG GTATTCGATAACCGGAATGAGCTTCTAGAAGAGAACGGTCCGGCGGATTCTTCACCAGTGGTGTCGGCGGTGGGCGTGTGTGTGTCGCCTTACCACTACCGCGCTTTACTAGTGGCTCTATGTGTGCTGCTATCCTTGCTTCTGGCTATGATGTTGGCAGCGCTTTATATTTACAG ACGTTACTGGCGCGTGCTACGCAAGAATATCCAAGCCTCCAGCGCGGCGCCTGCGCTGCGGCCGGTGACCCCGGGCCCGCGGCCCACCAGACCCTCGCTTTTCTCCGCCTCGCACTTGCATAAACCTTTCTCGCTGAG
- the LOC141435100 gene encoding CWF19-like protein 1, with translation MTDKQKTLLCGDVNGNFLTLFSRVESIVKKSGPFDVLLCVGNFFGDDNSQLDAYKMGYRKVPVTTYVFGPSKSEHCQYYCEEGAEIVPNVVYMGKRGIFTTSADVKIAYLSGMSRRELGKDLPMCTFEPSDCSSIRDSCFRSQSEYRGVDLLITTLWPSGIQEDENQKIDVEQDILSDLVAWLAMHIKPRYHVVPSPNKFYERQPYRNLSIHQDYREGPTRFLGLAPVGNKNKEKWIYACSLQPVSKMRMTDILQATTDETTCPFDPELLKQHQPGKVVKFSGNGQYFYNMDAQDDDHGKRKRKGGDNPEKKRREFDPDSCWFCLSSPTVEKHLVICVGTHCYLALPKGPLTPDHVLILPITHHQSLTRAPDDVAAEIKKFKDALRKLYTSLGKLVVFFERNYKTSHMQIQCVPVPKGCDAQILEVFQDEAGIHSVQIEVLPPYSDIKQVTLPGAPYFHAELPSGEQIFAKTKQHFPLQFGRDVLSTPDILNCEDKADWRQCLLSRDQEDQYVADFRQKFRPFDFTAEDGSDSD, from the exons ATGACTGACAAACAAAAAAC attactttgcggagatgtCAATGGGAATTTTTTAACCCTGTTTTCCCGCGTTGAATCAATTGTGAAGAAATCTGGTCCGTTTGATGTGTTATTGTGCGTCGGTAACTTCTTTGGCGATGATAATTCACAACTGGATGCATACAAAATGGGTTACAGGAAAG TTCCTGTAACTACCTATGTGTTTGGACCTAGCAAAAGCGAACACTGTCAATACTATTGTGAAGAAGGAGCTGAGATTGTTCCAAATGTTGTGTATATGG GTAAAAGGGGCATTTTCACAACTAGTGCTGATGTTAAAATTGCTTACTTAAGTGGCATGTCCCGTCGAGAACTTGGCAAAGACTTACCCATGTGCACCTTTGAGCCAAGTGACTGCAGTTCAATCAGAGACTCGTGCTTCAGATCCCAGAGCGAGTACCGAGGGGTGGATCTACTGATTACTACCTTATGGCCCTCCGGTATACAAGAAGATGAAAATCAAAAG atagaTGTAGAGCAAGACATATTGTCAGATTTGGTAGCTTGGCTGGCCATGCACATAAAACCAAGATATCATGTGGTACCATccccaaataaattttatgagaGGCAACCTTACAG AAATCTGAGTATTCATCAAGACTACAGAGAGGGCCCGACAAGGTTCCTAGGACTAGCTCCTGTAGGCAATAAGAATAAGGAAAAGTGGATATATGCCTGCTCACTGCAACCTGTCAGTAAAATGCGCATGACAGATATACTGCAAGCCACCACAGATGAGACTACCTGTCCGTTTGATCCTGAGTTATTGAAGCAGCATCAGCCTGGAAAAGTTGTGAAG TTTTCTGGCAACGGTCAGTACTTTTACAACATGGACGCACAGGATGACGACCATGGCAAACGGAAAAGGAAAGGTGGTGATAATCCGGAGAAGAAACGGAGAGAGTTTGATCCAG ATTCTTGTTGGTTCTGCCTCTCATCTCCCACAGTGGAGAAGCATCTAGTGATATGCGTGGGGACCCACTGCTACCTCGCGCTGCCAAAGGGGCCGTTGACCCCAGACCATGTGCTGATACTGCCCATTACACATCATCAGTCACTAACAaga GCACCCGACGATGTAGCAGCCGAGATAAAGAAGTTCAAAGATGCACTACGTAAGCTGTACACGTCTTTGGGCAAACTCGTGGTATTCTTTGAGCGGAACTACAAAACGTCGCACATGCAAATACAGTGCGTGCCGGTCCCTAAGGGTTGCGATGCTCAGATACTAGAAGTTTTCCAGG ACGAGGCCGGTATCCACAGCGTGCAAATAGAAGTGCTACCTCCGTACTCTGACATCAAGCAGGTGACGCTGCCCGGCGCGCCGTATTTCCACGCGGAGCTGCCGTCCGGGGAACAGATATTCGCCAAGACGAAGCAGCATTTCCCTCTGCAGTTTGGAAG AGATGTGCTGTCCACCCCGGATATTCTGAACTGCGAGGACAAAGCCGACTGGCGACAGTGCCTCCTCAGCCGCGACCAGGAAGACCAGTATGTGGCGGACTTTAGGCAGAAATTTAGACCGTTCGACTTCACGGCAGAGGACGGAAGTGATAGCGATTGA